In one Chroicocephalus ridibundus chromosome Z, bChrRid1.1, whole genome shotgun sequence genomic region, the following are encoded:
- the SPIN1 gene encoding spindlin-1 yields the protein MKTPFGKSPGQRSRADAGHAGVSASMMKKRTSHKKHRNNVGPSKPISQPRRNIVGCRIQHGWKEGSGPVTQWKGTVLDQVPVNPSLYLIKYDGFDCVYGLELHKDERVSALEVLPDRVASSRISDAHLADTMIGKAVEHMFETEDGSKDEWRGMVLARAPIMNTWFYITYEKDPVLYMYQLLDDYKEGDLRIMPDSNDSPPAEREPGEVVDSLVGKQVEYAKEDGSKRTGMVIHQVEAKPSVYFIKFDDDFHIYVYDLVKTS from the exons GTCATGCAGGAGTGTCTGCCAGCATGATGAAGAAAAGAACTTCCCACAA aaagcacagaaacaatGTGGGACCAAGCAAACCTATTTCTCAGCCACGGAGAAATATTGTAGGCTGCAGAATACAGCATGGATGGAAAGAAGGGAGTGGACCTGTAACACAATGGAAGGGCACAGTTCTTGATCAAGTTCCTGTAAATCCCTCTCTCTATCTTATAAAGTATGATGGATTTGACTGTGTGTATGGACTAGAACTGCACAAAGATGAAAGAGTTTCAGCACTTGAAGTTCTTCCAGACAGAGTTG CTTCATCTCGAATTAGTGATGCCCACCTGGCAGACACAATGATTGGTAAAGCTGTGGAACACATGTTTGAAACAGAAGATGGCTCAAAAGATGAATGGAGGGGGATGGTTTTGGCTCGAGCTCCTATTATGAACACGTGGTTTTATATTACCTATGAGAAAGATCCTGTCTTGTACATGTACCAACTCTTAGATGATTATAAAGAAGGTGACCTTCGCATTATGCCTGATTCGA ATGATTCCCCTCCTGCAGAACGGGAACCAGGTGAAGTTGTGGACAGCCTGGTAGGTAAACAAGTGGAATATGCCAAAGAAGATGGCTCAAAAAGGACTGGCATGGTCATTCATCAAGTTGAAGCCAAACCATCTGTCTATTTCATCAAGTTTGATGATGATTTCCATATTTATGTCTACGATTTGGTGAAGACATCCTAG